The following are encoded together in the Armatimonadota bacterium genome:
- a CDS encoding sugar ABC transporter ATP-binding protein: MANPLLLMKGITKRFPGVVALDNVDFELYTGEICGLVGENGAGKSTLIRILGGIFPADSGEIFVEGKPVRIASVDDSLALGISIIHQELNLAENLDIASNIFLGREPTASLLCLVSNRVLMEKAGELAKSVGITAPLTTIVENLSPGQQQLVEIAKALSMSARILVLDEPTSSLSPREAENLFSVMRKLKDQGVSMIYISHRLSEVQEVCDRVVVLRDGRRVGELARKQMCRDEMIRLMVGRDISRFFPEAGKPTEEPAICVRELRPPECKGEFNFSVNRGEILGIAGLVGSGRTELARCLFGIEPALSGEIVIDGKTVRIKSPLDAVRNGIGMVPEDRKYLGLILEMAVKENISLPDFCASGRFWLDERRESKLAEEQIKKLNIRTPTINQRVELLSGGTQQKVALAKWLAVRSKILILDEPTRGIDVGSKSDIYSLIRELADAGLAVIMISSELEEILGLADRVLVLHEGRQTGLLSHEEMSEEKIMQLATGGMTA, translated from the coding sequence ATGGCAAATCCTCTGCTTTTAATGAAAGGAATAACAAAACGTTTCCCTGGCGTAGTTGCGCTCGACAATGTTGACTTTGAGCTCTACACCGGTGAAATCTGTGGGCTAGTCGGCGAGAACGGCGCTGGCAAATCCACCCTCATACGCATACTTGGCGGCATCTTTCCAGCCGACTCAGGTGAGATTTTTGTTGAGGGCAAGCCGGTAAGAATTGCCTCAGTAGATGACTCGCTTGCACTAGGTATCTCTATCATACATCAAGAGCTCAACCTAGCCGAAAACTTGGACATCGCCTCCAACATCTTCCTTGGTCGCGAGCCAACTGCCAGCCTTCTTTGTTTGGTAAGCAACCGCGTGCTCATGGAAAAAGCAGGCGAGCTTGCCAAGAGTGTTGGAATCACGGCGCCGCTGACAACCATCGTCGAGAATCTATCGCCAGGCCAGCAACAGCTCGTGGAAATTGCGAAAGCCCTCTCGATGTCCGCGCGTATCCTTGTGCTCGATGAGCCAACAAGTTCCCTCTCGCCAAGAGAAGCCGAGAACCTTTTTTCTGTGATGCGCAAACTAAAAGACCAAGGCGTCTCAATGATCTACATATCGCATCGGCTTTCGGAGGTCCAGGAGGTCTGCGACCGGGTAGTTGTTCTCCGAGATGGGCGGCGGGTTGGCGAACTGGCTAGGAAGCAGATGTGCCGCGACGAGATGATTCGACTAATGGTAGGGCGCGACATTTCTAGGTTTTTCCCTGAAGCCGGTAAGCCGACTGAAGAACCTGCCATTTGCGTAAGGGAACTTCGCCCTCCTGAATGTAAGGGAGAGTTTAACTTTTCCGTCAACCGCGGCGAAATCCTTGGAATCGCTGGTTTGGTCGGCTCTGGAAGGACCGAGCTTGCACGATGTCTTTTCGGGATTGAGCCCGCGCTTTCAGGAGAAATCGTCATTGACGGCAAAACCGTCCGCATCAAAAGCCCACTAGATGCAGTCCGCAACGGAATTGGTATGGTGCCGGAGGATCGGAAATACCTTGGCTTGATACTTGAGATGGCAGTGAAGGAAAATATCTCGCTTCCAGATTTCTGCGCGTCCGGTCGGTTTTGGCTTGACGAGCGACGTGAATCGAAGCTTGCCGAGGAGCAGATAAAAAAATTAAATATCCGCACACCAACAATCAACCAGCGTGTCGAGCTGCTTTCGGGCGGCACTCAGCAAAAAGTGGCGCTTGCAAAATGGCTTGCCGTCAGATCAAAGATTTTGATACTCGATGAGCCAACTAGGGGGATTGACGTGGGATCGAAGAGCGACATCTACTCTCTTATCCGCGAGCTTGCAGATGCAGGGTTGGCGGTCATTATGATATCATCAGAGCTAGAGGAAATCCTCGGTTTAGCTGACAGGGTTCTTGTGCTTCACGAAGGCCGGCAAACTGGTCTCCTATCACATGAGGAAATGAGCGAAGAGAAAATCATGCAATTAGCGACGGGAGGGATGACGGCTTGA
- a CDS encoding DNA repair exonuclease: protein MARASFLHTADLHLSRPFGFLPPQIAEERRRDQRRTLSKIVDLALERDVNFLLVAGDLFDRPDPDPSDIEAVTENFRRLTEAGKLIFAIPGNHDHCSMGGFWRRFNMDGVRVFTEPEYQSEILGDLGIIVTGIAFDRENSSRRAFEGLNLQSDLPAVILVHSSYESFEGQIERYHPFSAAEIAQLPAAYIALGHYHRLNFINSNGVIACYPGTPEGISFDAPETEERYVIIGKIDDDGKVATEQVPVNRRIMRSVEIDCTSFDSIDALLEAIRKVCNPAALVEIRLTGTPPGELIPALQEVGERFKDSCYWLSVDHSGLVTSTEVDDDDRTIRGLFKQYLIKEIEKTNDPERRRLLLRALDLGLAALSEE from the coding sequence TTGGCCCGTGCAAGCTTCCTGCATACCGCCGACCTGCATCTCAGCCGTCCATTTGGCTTTCTGCCCCCACAGATTGCCGAGGAGCGGAGGCGCGACCAACGAAGGACGCTCAGCAAAATCGTAGATTTAGCGCTTGAACGCGATGTGAACTTCTTGTTGGTAGCCGGCGACTTATTCGACCGACCAGACCCCGACCCGTCGGATATCGAGGCAGTGACTGAGAATTTTCGACGGCTAACCGAGGCTGGGAAGCTGATTTTCGCCATCCCAGGCAACCATGACCATTGCTCAATGGGAGGCTTTTGGCGACGCTTTAATATGGACGGCGTCCGAGTATTTACCGAGCCCGAATACCAATCTGAAATCCTCGGCGACCTTGGAATAATAGTGACTGGCATCGCTTTTGACCGTGAAAATTCGAGCCGCCGCGCCTTTGAGGGGCTCAATCTTCAATCCGACTTACCTGCAGTTATCTTAGTTCATTCATCATATGAAAGCTTTGAGGGGCAAATCGAGCGATACCATCCATTCTCAGCTGCCGAGATTGCACAATTACCCGCGGCATATATCGCGCTTGGCCACTACCATCGGCTGAATTTTATTAACAGCAATGGCGTAATAGCTTGTTACCCAGGTACTCCTGAAGGCATCAGCTTCGATGCACCCGAGACCGAAGAACGCTACGTAATAATTGGCAAGATAGATGATGACGGTAAAGTTGCTACTGAGCAAGTGCCGGTAAATCGGCGGATTATGCGGAGCGTCGAAATTGACTGCACATCGTTTGATTCAATCGATGCTCTCCTAGAAGCTATCCGCAAGGTATGCAACCCAGCTGCACTAGTTGAGATACGCCTAACAGGGACACCGCCCGGCGAGTTAATTCCGGCTCTGCAGGAGGTGGGCGAGAGATTCAAAGACTCATGCTATTGGCTATCAGTTGACCACTCTGGTTTAGTTACGTCTACCGAAGTTGACGATGACGACCGGACAATTAGAGGACTTTTTAAGCAATATTTAATAAAAGAGATTGAAAAAACAAACGACCCTGAAAGGCGGCGCTTGCTTCTTCGGGCACTCGATCTTGGCTTGGCCGCATTGAGTGAGGAATAG
- a CDS encoding ABC transporter permease, with amino-acid sequence MRKILGMILLLVALCIAIYLVNPRFITPVNLQNLTRQIALLSIFAIGEGIVILSGGIDLSVGSIIAFTGLLVAYLVTTLGVPPALATTFVLALCVIIGFAHGMLVTKLKLQPFIVTLCTMLIFRGLARRLTEDDTRGFGNQFESFRMLGEGALWGIPVPVIILITVAVIAHFFMRYTVYGRYLYAIGRNPNAARYAGVKVDRMQTASYLVCALLSGVAGILYATYTNSVQPATTGQAYELYAIAAAVLGGCSMRGGEGTILGIIVGASIMRVMYNGIILVGISTFWEFAVIGTVILIGVVADATVKQRASRLKAKG; translated from the coding sequence TTGAGAAAAATTCTCGGCATGATCTTACTTCTGGTCGCCCTGTGCATAGCAATCTATTTGGTCAATCCAAGGTTCATAACGCCGGTCAACCTCCAAAACCTTACGCGACAAATAGCCCTCCTCTCCATCTTTGCCATTGGAGAAGGGATTGTTATCCTTTCTGGTGGAATTGACCTCTCCGTAGGTTCAATAATCGCCTTTACAGGCCTCCTAGTCGCATACCTAGTGACCACTCTAGGGGTCCCGCCAGCTTTAGCCACTACTTTCGTGCTAGCCCTGTGTGTCATTATCGGCTTTGCGCACGGAATGCTAGTTACTAAACTCAAACTACAACCCTTTATCGTTACGCTCTGCACCATGCTTATCTTCCGCGGCCTTGCCCGGCGACTAACTGAAGACGACACCCGTGGGTTCGGCAACCAGTTCGAATCTTTCCGCATGCTAGGCGAAGGAGCGCTCTGGGGTATTCCAGTTCCTGTGATAATCCTCATCACAGTAGCAGTCATCGCCCATTTTTTTATGCGCTATACAGTGTATGGTAGATACCTCTATGCAATCGGCCGCAATCCTAATGCAGCCCGCTATGCTGGCGTAAAGGTCGATCGAATGCAAACTGCCTCTTATCTTGTATGTGCACTCCTTTCTGGGGTGGCGGGAATACTCTATGCTACCTATACGAACTCTGTTCAACCGGCGACGACTGGGCAGGCATATGAACTGTATGCAATCGCGGCGGCAGTGCTTGGTGGATGTTCGATGCGTGGTGGAGAAGGCACAATCCTTGGCATAATAGTGGGCGCCAGCATAATGCGAGTAATGTACAATGGGATAATACTAGTAGGAATTTCCACCTTCTGGGAATTCGCGGTAATTGGGACAGTAATACTAATCGGTGTTGTTGCCGACGCAACTGTCAAGCAGCGTGCCTCGCGACTAAAGGCAAAGGGATAG
- a CDS encoding DNA-3-methyladenine glycosylase, with translation MVYSKFKPLPREFYAGNTVDVARALLGKVLVHITDDGTIAGRIVETEAYLCDDPACHASRGETARNSVMFGEPGHAYVYFTYGMHFCFNAVTGPKGVGEAVLIRAAEPLDGIEIMAEKRGTDDIINLANGPGKLCRAFGLDRRHNGLDLTLSKLFITDDGYVPAEIVTATRIGIRLAADKPWRFYIAGNPYVSKINNHRPNISP, from the coding sequence ATGGTTTATTCGAAATTCAAACCACTTCCGCGGGAGTTTTACGCCGGCAATACCGTAGATGTGGCGCGTGCGTTGCTGGGCAAAGTGCTCGTGCATATAACCGATGACGGAACAATTGCAGGACGAATTGTTGAAACCGAGGCATACCTATGCGACGATCCCGCCTGCCATGCCTCACGAGGAGAAACTGCACGCAACTCTGTAATGTTCGGCGAGCCAGGGCATGCATATGTGTATTTTACTTACGGTATGCACTTTTGCTTCAATGCGGTAACCGGCCCCAAAGGAGTAGGCGAAGCTGTGCTTATCCGAGCTGCCGAACCGCTTGATGGCATCGAAATCATGGCTGAAAAGCGCGGGACGGACGACATAATAAACCTGGCTAATGGCCCAGGAAAGCTCTGCCGAGCATTCGGGCTTGACCGCCGCCACAATGGCCTTGACCTAACGCTAAGCAAACTTTTCATTACTGATGACGGTTACGTTCCCGCCGAAATAGTAACCGCTACAAGAATCGGCATCCGCCTAGCTGCCGACAAACCTTGGCGGTTCTATATCGCAGGAAACCCATATGTTTCAAAGATAAATAACCATCGCCCGAATATTAGCCCCTAA
- a CDS encoding sugar-binding protein, which translates to MKRFAFVLAALLIALTIVSCGRKTSGKVKVAFVSNTVSPFWRIAKAGVNAGERDFNVECDFRMPAQGNATEQKQILEDLLVKGVTGIAISPINPANQTDILNQVAESANLITMDSDAPESKRICYVGTNNYQAGRTAGKEIKKALPNGGKVVLFVGTLDALNARERRQGIIDEVKGSKVQIIDTLTDNADHVKAKQNVENTIVKHPDVAGLMGLWSYNGPAIAEAVKAAGKVGKIKVVVFDEEDGTLQGIKDGVIFSTIVQNPYQFGYQSMRILAALARGEDPKIPKNKVIYLPERVINKTNVDAFWKELKKHLAEGEK; encoded by the coding sequence ATGAAAAGATTTGCCTTTGTTCTAGCTGCCCTACTCATAGCCCTCACAATTGTATCGTGCGGGCGAAAGACCAGCGGGAAAGTCAAGGTTGCTTTTGTCTCAAACACCGTCTCACCGTTTTGGCGCATAGCCAAAGCCGGCGTCAATGCTGGGGAAAGAGATTTTAACGTCGAGTGCGACTTCCGCATGCCAGCCCAGGGAAACGCAACTGAACAGAAACAAATTCTAGAGGATTTGCTTGTCAAGGGCGTTACTGGCATCGCAATCTCGCCAATTAACCCCGCGAACCAAACTGACATCCTTAATCAGGTTGCTGAGTCTGCCAATCTAATTACCATGGACTCCGATGCTCCGGAATCAAAGCGGATATGCTACGTCGGTACAAACAATTACCAAGCAGGCAGAACAGCAGGCAAGGAAATAAAAAAGGCTCTGCCAAATGGTGGCAAAGTCGTCTTGTTTGTGGGAACCCTCGACGCACTTAATGCCCGGGAGCGGCGGCAGGGAATCATAGACGAAGTCAAGGGCTCAAAGGTACAAATAATTGACACACTCACCGACAATGCAGACCACGTAAAAGCGAAGCAGAACGTCGAAAACACTATTGTCAAGCACCCCGACGTTGCTGGCCTCATGGGACTCTGGAGCTACAACGGACCAGCAATTGCTGAGGCAGTCAAGGCGGCAGGCAAGGTTGGCAAGATCAAGGTCGTTGTCTTCGATGAGGAAGACGGCACACTCCAAGGGATAAAAGATGGAGTTATTTTCTCCACTATTGTCCAGAACCCATACCAATTTGGCTATCAGTCCATGCGCATTCTCGCAGCTCTGGCAAGGGGCGAAGACCCAAAAATACCAAAAAATAAGGTCATCTATCTTCCAGAGAGAGTGATTAATAAGACCAACGTTGATGCCTTCTGGAAAGAGCTGAAAAAGCATTTGGCAGAGGGAGAGAAATAA